The following DNA comes from Bacteroidota bacterium.
CGGACTTAACAAAGGAAGGTTTCCAGTAAATTTATTCAATGCTTGAAATCGCATATTTAGCCCGGGAGAAATATTTCCTCCCATATATTGATTTTTAGAATTTAGAAAATCGAAAGTAATAGCAGTTCCGGCATCGATTATCAAAACATTTTGTTTTGGGAACATGTGGCTTGCACCAACTACAGCAGCAATTCTATCCATCCCAAGCGTATTAGTCGATTTATAACAAATCTCTATAGGAAGTTTGGTGTTTTGATTTAGCAGAATTACATTCTCGAAATGCTTGGAAATTAGATTATACTGAAAATCATCTTCTTTTTTTACCGAAGAAACTATAATATTTCTAAAAGACGAAAACCTGCTCTTTATTTCACGAACAGCATTTTGATCTATTGTTAAATAATAATTCACATGAATTATTTCATTGTTCTTGAAACAAGCAAACTTGGTTCTACTATTA
Coding sequences within:
- a CDS encoding type III pantothenate kinase, whose product is MNLIIDIGNSRTKFACFKNNEIIHVNYYLTIDQNAVREIKSRFSSFRNIIVSSVKKEDDFQYNLISKHFENVILLNQNTKLPIEICYKSTNTLGMDRIAAVVGASHMFPKQNVLIIDAGTAITFDFLNSKNQYMGGNISPGLNMRFQALNKFTGNLPLLSPLDEFQLIGNSTSQAIISGVQNGMIFEIDTYIHELKMKYSDLKVIFTGGDSFFFERKLKNPIFAESNLVLIGLNKIIDYQ